From the Molothrus ater isolate BHLD 08-10-18 breed brown headed cowbird chromosome 25, BPBGC_Mater_1.1, whole genome shotgun sequence genome, one window contains:
- the MED20 gene encoding mediator of RNA polymerase II transcription subunit 20 isoform X2 has protein sequence MRSSAGDAAGGRCPGGSPSPGPCRSVSQVPVAEGKSVQQTVELLARRLEALGADKQGTFGVDCETYHTAAALGTQGQTGKLMYVMHNSEYPLSCFALFENGPCLVADANFDTLMVKLKGFFQNAKANKIESRGTRYQYCDFLVKLGTVTMGPSARGISVEVEYCPCVIANDCWNLLMEFMQSFMGSHTPGLPSVFGSKHDSTYSPGDTMVQYMELFNKIRKQQQVPVAGIR, from the exons ATGCGGAGCAGTGCCGGGGACGCGGCCGGCGGGCGGTGTCCCGGTGGGTCCCCGAGCCCCGGCCCGTGTCGCAGCGTGTCGCAGGTGCCGGTGGCCGAGGGCAAGAGCGTGCAGCAGACGGTGGAGCTGCTGGCGCGGCGGCTGGAGGCGCTGGGCGCGGACAAGCAGGGCACGTTCGGCGTGGACTGCGAGACCTATCACACCGCGGCCGCCCTCGGCACGCAGG GGCAGACAGGGAAGCTGATGTACGTCATGCACAACTCCGAGTACCCCCTGAGCTGCTTCGCCCTCTTCGAGAACGGGCCCTGCCTGGTGGCCGATGCCAACTTTGACACCCTCATGGTGAAGCTCAAGGGCTTCTTCCAGAACGCCAAGGCCAACAAGATCGAGAGCCGCGGCACCCGCTACCAGTACTGCGACTTCCTGGTGAAGCTGGGCACGGTCACCATGGGCCCCAGCGCCAGGGGCATCTCCGTGGAG GTGGAATACTGCCCCTGTGTGATCGCCAACGACTGCTGGAACCTGCTGATGGAGTTCATGCAGAGCTTCATGGGCAGCCACACGCCCGGGCTCCCGTCGGTGTTCGGCTCCAAGCACGACAGCACCTACAGCCCCGGGGACACCATGGTGCAGTACATGGAGCTCTTCAACAAGATCCgcaagcagcagcaggtgcccGTGGCTGGCATCAGGTGA
- the MED20 gene encoding mediator of RNA polymerase II transcription subunit 20 isoform X4 codes for MGVTCVSQVPVAEGKSVQQTVELLARRLEALGADKQGTFGVDCETYHTAAALGTQGQTGKLMYVMHNSEYPLSCFALFENGPCLVADANFDTLMVKLKGFFQNAKANKIESRGTRYQYCDFLVKLGTVTMGPSARGISVEVEYCPCVIANDCWNLLMEFMQSFMGSHTPGLPSVFGSKHDSTYSPGDTMVQYMELFNKIRKQQQVPVAGIR; via the exons CGTGTCGCAGGTGCCGGTGGCCGAGGGCAAGAGCGTGCAGCAGACGGTGGAGCTGCTGGCGCGGCGGCTGGAGGCGCTGGGCGCGGACAAGCAGGGCACGTTCGGCGTGGACTGCGAGACCTATCACACCGCGGCCGCCCTCGGCACGCAGG GGCAGACAGGGAAGCTGATGTACGTCATGCACAACTCCGAGTACCCCCTGAGCTGCTTCGCCCTCTTCGAGAACGGGCCCTGCCTGGTGGCCGATGCCAACTTTGACACCCTCATGGTGAAGCTCAAGGGCTTCTTCCAGAACGCCAAGGCCAACAAGATCGAGAGCCGCGGCACCCGCTACCAGTACTGCGACTTCCTGGTGAAGCTGGGCACGGTCACCATGGGCCCCAGCGCCAGGGGCATCTCCGTGGAG GTGGAATACTGCCCCTGTGTGATCGCCAACGACTGCTGGAACCTGCTGATGGAGTTCATGCAGAGCTTCATGGGCAGCCACACGCCCGGGCTCCCGTCGGTGTTCGGCTCCAAGCACGACAGCACCTACAGCCCCGGGGACACCATGGTGCAGTACATGGAGCTCTTCAACAAGATCCgcaagcagcagcaggtgcccGTGGCTGGCATCAGGTGA
- the MED20 gene encoding mediator of RNA polymerase II transcription subunit 20 isoform X3 — MGVTCVSQVPVAEGKSVQQTVELLARRLEALGADKQGTFGVDCETYHTAAALGTQALAVIAGQTGKLMYVMHNSEYPLSCFALFENGPCLVADANFDTLMVKLKGFFQNAKANKIESRGTRYQYCDFLVKLGTVTMGPSARGISVEVEYCPCVIANDCWNLLMEFMQSFMGSHTPGLPSVFGSKHDSTYSPGDTMVQYMELFNKIRKQQQVPVAGIR; from the exons CGTGTCGCAGGTGCCGGTGGCCGAGGGCAAGAGCGTGCAGCAGACGGTGGAGCTGCTGGCGCGGCGGCTGGAGGCGCTGGGCGCGGACAAGCAGGGCACGTTCGGCGTGGACTGCGAGACCTATCACACCGCGGCCGCCCTCGGCACGCAGG CCCTCGCTGTGATTGCAGGGCAGACAGGGAAGCTGATGTACGTCATGCACAACTCCGAGTACCCCCTGAGCTGCTTCGCCCTCTTCGAGAACGGGCCCTGCCTGGTGGCCGATGCCAACTTTGACACCCTCATGGTGAAGCTCAAGGGCTTCTTCCAGAACGCCAAGGCCAACAAGATCGAGAGCCGCGGCACCCGCTACCAGTACTGCGACTTCCTGGTGAAGCTGGGCACGGTCACCATGGGCCCCAGCGCCAGGGGCATCTCCGTGGAG GTGGAATACTGCCCCTGTGTGATCGCCAACGACTGCTGGAACCTGCTGATGGAGTTCATGCAGAGCTTCATGGGCAGCCACACGCCCGGGCTCCCGTCGGTGTTCGGCTCCAAGCACGACAGCACCTACAGCCCCGGGGACACCATGGTGCAGTACATGGAGCTCTTCAACAAGATCCgcaagcagcagcaggtgcccGTGGCTGGCATCAGGTGA
- the MED20 gene encoding mediator of RNA polymerase II transcription subunit 20 isoform X1, with protein MRSSAGDAAGGRCPGGSPSPGPCRSVSQVPVAEGKSVQQTVELLARRLEALGADKQGTFGVDCETYHTAAALGTQALAVIAGQTGKLMYVMHNSEYPLSCFALFENGPCLVADANFDTLMVKLKGFFQNAKANKIESRGTRYQYCDFLVKLGTVTMGPSARGISVEVEYCPCVIANDCWNLLMEFMQSFMGSHTPGLPSVFGSKHDSTYSPGDTMVQYMELFNKIRKQQQVPVAGIR; from the exons ATGCGGAGCAGTGCCGGGGACGCGGCCGGCGGGCGGTGTCCCGGTGGGTCCCCGAGCCCCGGCCCGTGTCGCAGCGTGTCGCAGGTGCCGGTGGCCGAGGGCAAGAGCGTGCAGCAGACGGTGGAGCTGCTGGCGCGGCGGCTGGAGGCGCTGGGCGCGGACAAGCAGGGCACGTTCGGCGTGGACTGCGAGACCTATCACACCGCGGCCGCCCTCGGCACGCAGG CCCTCGCTGTGATTGCAGGGCAGACAGGGAAGCTGATGTACGTCATGCACAACTCCGAGTACCCCCTGAGCTGCTTCGCCCTCTTCGAGAACGGGCCCTGCCTGGTGGCCGATGCCAACTTTGACACCCTCATGGTGAAGCTCAAGGGCTTCTTCCAGAACGCCAAGGCCAACAAGATCGAGAGCCGCGGCACCCGCTACCAGTACTGCGACTTCCTGGTGAAGCTGGGCACGGTCACCATGGGCCCCAGCGCCAGGGGCATCTCCGTGGAG GTGGAATACTGCCCCTGTGTGATCGCCAACGACTGCTGGAACCTGCTGATGGAGTTCATGCAGAGCTTCATGGGCAGCCACACGCCCGGGCTCCCGTCGGTGTTCGGCTCCAAGCACGACAGCACCTACAGCCCCGGGGACACCATGGTGCAGTACATGGAGCTCTTCAACAAGATCCgcaagcagcagcaggtgcccGTGGCTGGCATCAGGTGA